Proteins co-encoded in one Bacillus infantis NRRL B-14911 genomic window:
- a CDS encoding S-layer homology domain-containing protein: protein MKKLLVLAVLMFSCFFSFTQNTDASGSFKDIENHWAKEEMEYLIGKGVIGGYADGTFKPNEFITRAQAAIMIGRSKELPGEPVDTKFKDVKASVAGSGYIHALTERDIIVGYPDGTYRPHQAVTRGDASIHIDRSSRFENKTGIKNPFNDVSLEMMAYPHIMNLTGNGIASGFADGTFRPNQPITRAQFSVFMARAIQYGR, encoded by the coding sequence CTGGTGTTGGCTGTTTTAATGTTTTCTTGTTTCTTTTCTTTCACTCAAAATACAGATGCATCCGGTTCGTTTAAGGATATTGAAAATCACTGGGCGAAAGAAGAGATGGAGTATTTGATTGGCAAAGGCGTGATCGGCGGGTATGCCGACGGCACCTTCAAGCCTAATGAATTTATCACCCGCGCACAAGCTGCCATTATGATCGGCCGCTCCAAAGAGCTGCCCGGAGAACCTGTGGATACCAAATTCAAGGATGTAAAAGCAAGTGTTGCCGGTTCAGGCTATATTCACGCTTTAACCGAAAGGGATATCATTGTCGGTTACCCGGATGGAACCTACCGGCCGCACCAGGCGGTTACTCGCGGGGATGCTAGCATCCACATTGACAGATCCAGCAGATTTGAAAATAAGACTGGCATAAAAAACCCTTTTAACGATGTTTCACTTGAAATGATGGCATATCCGCACATCATGAACCTGACCGGCAATGGAATCGCAAGCGGTTTTGCTGACGGAACCTTCCGTCCTAACCAGCCTATAACACGTGCGCAGTTCTCGGTGTTTATGGCGCGTGCTATTCAGTATGGCAGATAA
- a CDS encoding S-layer homology domain-containing protein → MKKKVLSAAMALSLANATFLPVAGNVLADESKPDLIMTEVYPDDIKHTEIAGAGSNDLFEYVELYNPTDQDISFNDLYEIVYDYGSNKKSLQVTSFGEDPLTVELPAGQAAVLWVKRTNSSISGDAAKLTQADFRSFHGLEDDVQIFSLTGQDGLNNSDRGIQLVEKRNPSSIKSAIYYNSDDVADGKSVHLQPALTGTELHRYKQKADPTPGAIEEEQKVPPSARVIAIEHTSITEVKPGNEVSLSAVIQGAESATLFIKPAGQREFSPYPMAGGESGLFHITIPAEDLSDGVFHYYIEAEAEGMENAISQEYSFTVASGEEPKNIPSILITEIMPNPEGDYRKGSGNQYEYMELYNTTDEAINLKGHTLFYLYPGTTAPKKWTIQEDTVIQPHKPFVIWFAKEAISAGYGTVEDFNIHFNSSLTEKEILLYDNGKPEDFNLPNSLERGFALSSSDQLADSIIEAWYDASSDSSPDAQVRSIRNTVIRYSYPASGKIMERMDTRPFGNPGSIDSRQVSEPAGKDVVSPLLSHEQLTYQAEQNKPVRITVASDEILEEAAFLYGESTETITDFKHSVPLDFKEESNGQFIYEGNIQISETGIYRYMIQGADKSGNITKFPYSSRGLHLTVTEPSGENAELPAPGLSVKNGQMVRGSLNVYAYGETAASSIQMKLDSKDLSIRPALPGITQFGFQANGIDQIYQASASAIKAGAGREYFTRIYPKYVDGAWYKYSLAPEYFVESQTVSIHSGSESVPYDSDTHDQYFNKTNFDDFNVRNIHLVLPDGTMLKPETVKQTPGNLNIQTVPYTENLWYGLGDGTAPTNTNMNKPLKSEFQFNIPKKHFTARYVSIDTTVLPDGEHTVYMDMDGVLEQEAVITVDNTEPVIHGVENSMNGTKLEKDAVLKGEFSLSLLAEDSGTGIASIEATLDGEKINMPFSSSSSAISAGSHILKITAFDGAGNSTSTEQTLIINEEMPEEPVDVKPADFSKGVSHSPRLSAIVKDPSGDAIKTVDFMEGTSHDFASQKGITGFKNIADREPPLTAVPEGETEISADEQQAIAYDDEKYLVTDSEQGFPYHRFEVKVGEELTAGSKVELLWKGKTLPNRMITLYAWDYQTGKWTSLKREKGNPNENEILLAAEVEKERFIKDGKIQAMVQDEVAGPNDPFSILWFTDTQYYSESYPGIWESMSDWIVDSYKEGIFQYAIHTGDLVNVADDENQWRIVDKNLKKLEEANVPYGVLAGNHDVIVDGIDYSYYKKYVGADRYVNNPWYGGQMDNNRNHYDLVSFGGHDFIILYVGFGLEDTEETIQWANEVLEKHSDRNAIIGMHAYLEYNATLSNMAQNVFNQVVVPNENVKLILSGHYHGANRRVTELTNQDGSKREVVEVLADYQGGPEGGQGYLRLLTFDPGTEKVDFQTYSPYLNDYNFFDENIDAFKEDFDLADINKRVSTDYVAVNVYFDKEIGQNRDLKSGDTASVQWSGLEESKEHFWYMNVTDEFGAERRSMIYRFTTDEKTGGGGVVNPSPEPAPTPNPNPEPAPNPGPSVVFKDVPLMYRDSVEYLVAEGIAKGITPSLFGTGHNIKRADAAVMLANALKLNFDKAKSSGFKDVPARAEGAVNALKAAGIVSGKTASSFGAQDNITRGEMAIMLAEAYKMESGKSSIPFKDVSGRYTKPVAALIENNITQGKTKEQFGTSQSITRGEFALFLHRLKK, encoded by the coding sequence GTGAAGAAGAAGGTTTTAAGTGCGGCTATGGCACTGTCTTTGGCTAATGCTACATTTCTGCCTGTTGCGGGAAATGTACTGGCTGATGAGAGCAAGCCAGATTTAATTATGACTGAGGTTTATCCTGATGACATCAAGCATACTGAAATTGCAGGGGCGGGCTCTAATGATCTTTTTGAATATGTAGAACTGTACAATCCTACCGATCAGGATATTTCTTTTAATGATTTATATGAAATTGTGTATGACTATGGATCGAATAAAAAGAGTCTGCAAGTCACCTCTTTTGGCGAGGATCCTTTAACTGTGGAGCTTCCTGCCGGACAAGCTGCAGTTCTATGGGTGAAAAGGACCAATTCAAGCATATCAGGCGATGCGGCAAAATTAACACAGGCAGACTTCAGGTCCTTCCACGGTTTGGAGGATGACGTGCAGATCTTTTCGCTGACTGGACAGGATGGATTGAACAATAGTGACAGAGGAATCCAGCTTGTGGAAAAAAGAAATCCTTCCAGCATTAAATCGGCGATTTATTATAACAGTGATGATGTAGCAGATGGGAAAAGCGTGCATTTGCAGCCTGCTTTAACTGGTACAGAGCTTCACCGGTATAAACAAAAGGCAGATCCTACTCCAGGAGCCATAGAAGAAGAACAAAAGGTGCCACCTTCTGCAAGAGTTATAGCCATTGAACATACATCGATTACCGAAGTCAAGCCAGGGAATGAGGTTAGCCTGTCCGCTGTTATTCAAGGGGCAGAGTCTGCGACCTTATTCATAAAGCCAGCCGGCCAGCGGGAATTTTCCCCTTATCCTATGGCTGGCGGCGAGAGCGGCCTTTTTCATATAACGATACCGGCTGAAGACTTATCAGATGGGGTTTTCCATTACTATATTGAAGCAGAAGCTGAAGGAATGGAAAATGCCATCTCGCAGGAATATTCTTTTACAGTAGCATCCGGAGAAGAGCCGAAGAATATTCCATCTATTTTAATTACTGAGATTATGCCGAATCCGGAGGGGGATTATAGAAAGGGTTCAGGAAATCAATATGAATATATGGAATTGTACAACACGACAGATGAAGCGATTAATTTAAAAGGGCATACACTATTTTATTTATATCCAGGAACCACTGCTCCTAAAAAATGGACTATACAGGAAGACACTGTGATTCAACCTCATAAGCCCTTTGTAATCTGGTTTGCAAAGGAAGCTATTTCTGCCGGTTATGGGACAGTTGAAGATTTTAATATTCACTTCAATTCCTCACTGACGGAAAAAGAAATCTTACTCTATGATAATGGAAAGCCGGAAGATTTTAACCTGCCAAATTCGCTTGAGCGAGGATTTGCTTTATCGTCTTCAGACCAGTTAGCTGACTCGATTATCGAAGCCTGGTATGATGCTTCATCTGACAGCAGCCCGGATGCTCAGGTTCGCAGCATCCGAAATACTGTTATCAGATACTCATATCCAGCATCAGGAAAAATAATGGAACGAATGGATACAAGGCCTTTTGGGAATCCGGGAAGCATAGATTCCCGACAGGTTTCTGAACCAGCGGGCAAAGACGTGGTATCACCACTGTTATCACATGAGCAGTTGACTTATCAGGCTGAACAGAACAAACCGGTACGCATTACGGTAGCCAGTGATGAAATACTCGAAGAAGCAGCTTTCCTTTACGGAGAGTCGACAGAGACCATTACTGACTTTAAACACTCTGTTCCATTGGATTTTAAAGAAGAAAGCAATGGCCAATTTATCTATGAAGGAAATATTCAAATATCCGAAACAGGCATTTACAGATATATGATCCAAGGTGCAGATAAAAGCGGGAATATCACGAAATTCCCTTACAGCTCCCGTGGCCTTCATCTAACGGTCACAGAGCCGAGCGGAGAGAACGCTGAACTGCCTGCTCCCGGCCTTTCTGTAAAGAACGGGCAAATGGTAAGAGGGAGCCTTAATGTTTACGCATATGGAGAAACGGCAGCCAGCAGCATCCAGATGAAGCTGGACAGTAAGGATCTTTCTATTAGGCCGGCACTGCCTGGAATCACTCAGTTCGGGTTTCAGGCGAATGGAATTGATCAAATTTATCAGGCATCAGCCAGTGCCATCAAGGCTGGTGCGGGAAGAGAATATTTCACAAGGATTTACCCGAAATATGTGGATGGTGCCTGGTATAAATACAGTCTTGCGCCTGAATATTTTGTTGAGTCCCAGACGGTTTCCATTCATTCAGGGAGTGAAAGTGTTCCTTATGATTCAGATACACATGATCAGTATTTCAACAAAACCAATTTTGATGATTTTAATGTAAGAAATATCCATCTAGTCCTCCCTGATGGAACAATGCTCAAACCTGAAACAGTGAAACAGACTCCAGGGAATTTAAATATCCAAACTGTGCCATACACAGAAAACCTTTGGTATGGACTTGGAGATGGGACGGCACCGACTAATACAAATATGAATAAGCCTCTGAAGAGTGAATTTCAGTTCAATATTCCTAAGAAGCATTTTACAGCCCGCTATGTTTCTATAGATACCACTGTGCTTCCTGATGGAGAACATACGGTGTATATGGACATGGATGGAGTGCTGGAGCAGGAAGCTGTCATTACAGTAGACAATACTGAGCCGGTTATCCATGGGGTTGAGAATTCAATGAATGGAACCAAGCTGGAAAAAGATGCTGTTTTAAAAGGGGAGTTTTCACTTTCTCTCTTAGCGGAAGATTCAGGAACGGGAATCGCTAGTATTGAGGCCACGCTGGATGGTGAGAAAATAAATATGCCGTTTTCATCCTCTTCCTCTGCCATCAGTGCGGGCAGTCATATTTTAAAAATAACTGCATTTGATGGTGCAGGAAATAGTACGAGTACGGAGCAGACCCTTATCATTAATGAAGAAATGCCAGAAGAGCCTGTGGATGTAAAACCAGCCGATTTCTCCAAAGGTGTCAGTCATAGTCCCCGATTAAGCGCAATAGTAAAGGACCCTTCAGGCGATGCCATCAAAACAGTGGATTTCATGGAAGGAACCAGCCATGACTTTGCAAGCCAGAAGGGTATAACTGGATTTAAAAATATTGCTGACCGGGAACCCCCTTTGACAGCCGTGCCTGAAGGAGAAACCGAGATTAGCGCTGATGAACAGCAGGCGATTGCTTATGATGACGAAAAATATCTTGTGACAGATAGTGAGCAGGGCTTTCCGTATCACCGGTTTGAAGTTAAAGTGGGTGAGGAGCTCACGGCTGGCAGCAAGGTAGAATTGCTATGGAAAGGAAAAACACTGCCTAACCGGATGATTACCTTATATGCTTGGGACTATCAGACAGGAAAATGGACTTCTTTAAAGCGCGAAAAAGGGAATCCAAATGAAAACGAAATTCTTCTAGCCGCCGAAGTGGAGAAAGAGAGATTTATAAAGGATGGCAAAATTCAAGCGATGGTTCAGGATGAAGTCGCTGGCCCGAACGATCCTTTCTCAATTCTCTGGTTTACAGATACACAATATTACTCTGAATCATATCCAGGTATATGGGAATCAATGAGTGATTGGATTGTTGATTCATATAAAGAAGGCATATTCCAATACGCCATCCATACAGGTGATCTTGTGAATGTCGCAGATGATGAAAATCAGTGGAGAATTGTAGACAAAAATTTAAAAAAACTGGAAGAAGCAAACGTTCCTTATGGTGTTCTTGCTGGAAATCATGATGTCATAGTAGATGGAATAGATTACTCTTATTACAAAAAATATGTAGGTGCAGACCGCTATGTGAATAATCCTTGGTATGGAGGGCAAATGGATAATAATAGAAACCACTATGACCTTGTATCATTTGGCGGGCATGATTTCATTATACTTTATGTTGGATTTGGTCTTGAAGACACAGAGGAGACAATCCAATGGGCGAATGAAGTACTCGAAAAGCATTCAGACAGAAATGCGATTATAGGGATGCATGCCTATCTAGAATATAATGCAACCCTTTCAAATATGGCTCAAAATGTGTTCAATCAAGTGGTAGTGCCGAATGAAAATGTAAAGCTCATCTTAAGCGGTCACTATCATGGGGCGAACCGCCGTGTTACCGAGCTGACAAATCAGGACGGTTCCAAAAGGGAAGTGGTGGAAGTCCTTGCTGATTATCAGGGCGGACCAGAGGGCGGACAAGGATATTTGCGCCTGCTTACTTTTGACCCTGGAACGGAAAAAGTTGATTTTCAAACGTATTCTCCCTATTTAAACGACTATAATTTCTTTGATGAAAATATCGATGCTTTTAAAGAAGACTTTGATTTAGCAGACATCAATAAGCGCGTTTCAACCGACTATGTGGCTGTTAATGTATATTTTGACAAAGAAATCGGCCAAAATCGAGATTTAAAATCAGGAGATACCGCTTCTGTGCAGTGGAGTGGACTGGAAGAATCAAAAGAACATTTTTGGTATATGAATGTGACCGATGAATTTGGTGCAGAAAGACGGTCTATGATTTACCGGTTTACAACAGATGAGAAGACCGGAGGAGGCGGTGTTGTGAATCCATCACCTGAGCCAGCGCCAACTCCAAATCCAAACCCGGAACCAGCACCAAATCCAGGACCGTCAGTGGTATTCAAGGATGTTCCGTTAATGTATCGTGATTCAGTAGAATACCTGGTAGCTGAAGGGATTGCAAAGGGTATCACTCCGTCCTTGTTTGGAACCGGCCATAATATCAAAAGGGCAGATGCTGCTGTCATGCTGGCAAATGCTTTGAAGCTTAATTTTGATAAGGCAAAAAGCTCTGGATTTAAGGATGTCCCTGCACGTGCAGAAGGCGCTGTCAATGCATTAAAGGCAGCAGGGATCGTAAGCGGAAAAACAGCCTCATCATTTGGAGCCCAGGACAATATCACCCGTGGTGAGATGGCCATTATGCTTGCCGAAGCCTATAAAATGGAGTCAGGAAAAAGCAGCATACCATTCAAAGATGTATCTGGCCGCTATACAAAGCCTGTAGCTGCTCTTATCGAAAATAATATAACCCAAGGAAAAACCAAAGAACAATTCGGAACCAGCCAATCCATAACCCGCGGTGAATTTGCCCTATTCCTGCACAGACTGAAGAAATAG
- a CDS encoding GntR family transcriptional regulator, with translation MNLNPSTPQPLYMQIRQMLKNDIQSGKYKPDEQIPTEAELCDIYNVSRITIRKAIEELVNEGTLTRVPRRGTFVASNKFHNELLSVSGFSEFSHQLGMIPNSRILRSEVISASAEVAGHLRMEEGSPVLELERLMYVNDRPLFYDIAHYSLMRFPDLEKKIARLESTYQILLEDYSTEIISNDKIIDVIGATKDHARLLECDIGANLFRIVKIAFDSSDEPVHLSTFVCETNKVNLTVHRAK, from the coding sequence ATGAATTTAAATCCTTCAACGCCTCAGCCGCTGTATATGCAAATCAGGCAAATGCTGAAGAATGACATCCAAAGCGGAAAGTACAAGCCGGATGAACAAATTCCAACAGAAGCAGAGCTTTGCGATATTTATAATGTGAGCCGGATTACGATCCGTAAAGCCATTGAGGAATTAGTGAATGAAGGAACTCTTACACGCGTACCGCGCAGAGGGACGTTTGTGGCTTCAAATAAGTTCCATAACGAGCTATTATCTGTAAGCGGCTTCTCGGAATTCAGCCATCAGCTTGGGATGATCCCCAACTCGCGGATACTAAGAAGCGAAGTCATATCAGCATCAGCGGAAGTCGCCGGACACCTGCGCATGGAAGAAGGCAGCCCGGTTCTTGAATTGGAGCGGCTGATGTATGTAAATGACCGCCCTTTATTCTACGACATCGCACACTACTCTCTCATGCGATTCCCTGATTTGGAAAAGAAAATCGCGAGGCTTGAATCCACCTATCAGATCCTCCTGGAGGATTACAGCACTGAAATTATCAGCAATGACAAAATCATTGATGTGATTGGGGCCACAAAAGACCACGCCAGACTGCTGGAATGCGATATTGGCGCCAATCTATTCAGGATCGTCAAGATTGCTTTTGATTCCAGTGACGAACCAGTCCATCTTTCTACATTTGTTTGTGAAACGAATAAAGTGAATTTGACCGTTCATCGGGCGAAATAG
- the frlD gene encoding fructoselysine 6-kinase, giving the protein MKVVTVGDNCMDVYKDSGKAYPGGNPVNVAVYLKSLGAEPAYIGWVGTDNYGEEMIKSIRNKGVDTTHLSIKEGKTAVTDVHMEGNDRRFGDYDEGVMSEFALTGEELEFIAAHQLVHAGLWGHAENYFSLFKKKGLLTSFDFSDQLAHKLVQSLLPYVDYPFFSYKENDAFIRQFLKSAVGKGSKIAVATLGEKGSLAYDGRDFYEYGVVDTDAVDTMGAGDSFIAGFTYGILKGLSIESCLELGAKTAAKTIGYFGAW; this is encoded by the coding sequence ATGAAGGTCGTTACAGTCGGGGATAACTGCATGGATGTCTATAAGGACAGCGGGAAAGCTTATCCTGGGGGGAATCCAGTAAATGTGGCGGTTTATTTAAAATCATTGGGAGCGGAACCTGCGTATATTGGCTGGGTAGGCACAGACAACTATGGAGAAGAAATGATCAAAAGCATCCGGAATAAGGGGGTGGATACAACCCATCTTTCCATAAAGGAAGGAAAAACAGCGGTTACAGATGTACATATGGAAGGCAATGACCGGCGGTTTGGCGACTATGATGAAGGTGTTATGAGCGAGTTTGCTTTGACAGGAGAAGAACTTGAATTTATTGCCGCTCATCAGCTGGTGCATGCCGGACTATGGGGGCACGCGGAAAATTATTTTTCTCTTTTTAAGAAAAAAGGGCTGCTGACGTCCTTTGATTTTTCCGATCAGCTGGCCCATAAGCTGGTTCAAAGCCTGCTGCCATATGTTGATTATCCTTTCTTCTCTTATAAGGAAAATGATGCATTTATCCGCCAGTTTTTAAAAAGTGCTGTTGGCAAGGGATCAAAAATAGCAGTTGCCACTTTGGGGGAAAAAGGCTCGCTTGCTTATGATGGAAGAGATTTTTATGAGTATGGTGTAGTGGATACAGATGCTGTGGATACGATGGGAGCGGGAGATTCATTTATAGCCGGGTTTACTTACGGTATTTTGAAAGGCCTTTCAATAGAAAGCTGTTTGGAATTGGGAGCGAAGACTGCCGCCAAAACAATCGGATATTTTGGTGCCTGGTGA
- a CDS encoding SIS domain-containing protein, with amino-acid sequence MLKFDEELFLKLVEKEGLGYRGKIEKIVDGICQKGYSNIYMIGAGGTIAMMYPYEYMFKTHSSIDVRAEIASEFMATNPKHFTKDSVCIFTSVSGTTEETVAAAEFCRERGATTLALVAEPDTPLTKIVDYCITTGSEKHSFDTFFMLLYMVSFRFMHNNEEFPQYDQFVKEVSLLPRAILDAVKSFDKKAEEFAVKHKDTDYHMMVGSGNLWGNTYSYAMCILEEMQWIHAKSIHAAEFFHGTLELVVEDTSVILLKGEDETRPLAERVERFAEKITKELTVIDTKDFKMDGISDEFRKHFAVNINWAVLSRISVYLERERNHPLELRRYYRKMEY; translated from the coding sequence ATGTTGAAGTTTGATGAAGAATTGTTTTTGAAACTAGTAGAAAAAGAGGGCCTTGGCTACAGGGGCAAAATTGAAAAGATTGTTGATGGTATCTGCCAAAAAGGCTACAGCAATATTTACATGATTGGCGCCGGCGGTACGATCGCCATGATGTATCCTTATGAATACATGTTCAAAACACACTCAAGCATTGATGTCCGCGCAGAAATTGCTTCAGAATTCATGGCCACGAATCCTAAGCATTTTACAAAGGATTCTGTCTGCATTTTCACTTCTGTGTCAGGCACAACAGAGGAAACGGTGGCAGCCGCAGAATTCTGCAGGGAAAGAGGAGCAACAACTCTGGCTCTGGTCGCTGAGCCGGACACGCCGCTGACTAAAATCGTCGACTACTGCATCACAACTGGATCTGAAAAGCATTCTTTTGATACATTCTTTATGCTTTTATATATGGTATCCTTCCGGTTCATGCATAACAATGAAGAGTTTCCGCAATATGATCAATTCGTGAAAGAGGTATCATTGCTTCCGAGAGCCATTCTCGATGCAGTAAAGTCTTTCGATAAAAAAGCGGAGGAATTTGCTGTTAAGCATAAAGATACGGACTACCATATGATGGTCGGTTCAGGCAATCTATGGGGAAATACGTATTCCTATGCAATGTGCATTCTGGAAGAGATGCAGTGGATCCACGCCAAATCGATCCATGCTGCTGAGTTTTTCCATGGGACGCTTGAATTGGTTGTCGAAGATACAAGTGTCATTTTGCTAAAAGGGGAAGATGAAACCCGTCCGCTTGCCGAGCGTGTTGAGCGTTTCGCTGAGAAGATCACCAAAGAACTGACTGTAATTGATACGAAGGATTTTAAAATGGACGGAATCAGCGATGAATTCAGGAAGCATTTCGCTGTCAATATCAACTGGGCTGTCCTCAGCCGCATCAGCGTTTACCTAGAGCGGGAGAGAAACCATCCTTTGGAACTCAGACGCTATTATCGCAAAATGGAATATTAA
- a CDS encoding amino acid permease → MSNGALTRKLGFWAALAIAVGTTIGSGIFVSTGEVAKAAGTPTISILAWVIGGLIAIPQVMVLAELSTAYPQNGSGYVYLNKAGWRPLAFLYGWSTFWALDPPSISIMALAIVSYVASFFPFFDGMNGKLLGIAIILAITAIHYRSVKEGGLFQVIITAVKIIPFLIVIVLGFIYMNPGNFSYTPASGSTETSLIGGVSATTWAYTGMAAICFMAGEFKNPGKVLPRALITSIFIILTLYTLLAVCVIGLMPFEQLIQSNAAVSDAVKYIPGLSDIASSFVGVTAIVVILGSLSSCIMFQPRLEYAMAKDGLFFQRFAKVHPKYETPSFSILVQVIYACFLVFFGNLTALLGYFTLIQLLINIMDFAAVYKCRKRDDYKPVYRMPLWRITTILAIAGAAWLAWGTFTWAPIQGMVAALIVVATGLPVYYYWERKYGSKAGKENIVA, encoded by the coding sequence ATGAGTAATGGGGCTCTTACACGCAAGCTTGGATTTTGGGCTGCGCTGGCTATTGCGGTTGGAACGACAATAGGATCCGGTATATTTGTTTCGACAGGGGAAGTGGCAAAAGCGGCCGGCACCCCGACTATTTCAATTTTGGCCTGGGTCATCGGCGGGCTGATTGCTATTCCGCAAGTCATGGTGCTGGCAGAGCTGTCTACAGCCTACCCGCAAAATGGAAGCGGTTACGTATATCTAAATAAAGCAGGCTGGCGGCCATTGGCTTTCTTATATGGATGGTCTACCTTCTGGGCGCTTGATCCTCCAAGCATTTCGATTATGGCCCTTGCGATCGTCTCGTATGTTGCTTCTTTCTTCCCATTCTTTGACGGGATGAATGGAAAGCTGCTCGGAATCGCCATTATTTTGGCCATCACAGCAATTCATTACAGAAGCGTAAAAGAAGGCGGCCTCTTTCAGGTCATTATTACAGCAGTAAAAATCATTCCATTCCTGATTGTCATTGTGCTTGGCTTTATCTATATGAACCCAGGAAACTTTTCCTATACTCCAGCATCCGGCAGTACGGAAACAAGCTTAATCGGAGGGGTTTCAGCTACAACCTGGGCATATACAGGCATGGCGGCAATCTGTTTTATGGCCGGGGAATTTAAGAATCCGGGCAAGGTGCTGCCGCGTGCGCTGATTACTTCTATCTTTATTATCCTAACGCTATATACGCTCCTTGCTGTCTGTGTAATCGGCCTTATGCCTTTTGAACAGCTGATCCAATCCAATGCCGCTGTTTCTGATGCGGTTAAGTATATCCCGGGATTATCGGATATTGCTTCATCGTTTGTAGGAGTGACAGCGATCGTTGTTATACTCGGTTCTTTGAGCTCATGCATCATGTTCCAGCCTCGCCTGGAGTATGCGATGGCAAAGGACGGCCTGTTTTTTCAGCGCTTTGCGAAGGTTCATCCGAAATATGAAACTCCAAGCTTTTCGATATTGGTGCAGGTCATTTATGCGTGCTTCCTGGTTTTCTTCGGCAATTTAACGGCTCTGCTTGGATACTTTACGCTTATCCAGCTCCTGATCAACATTATGGACTTTGCGGCCGTTTATAAATGCCGGAAAAGAGACGATTATAAGCCGGTCTATCGGATGCCTTTATGGAGGATTACAACCATTCTGGCCATTGCCGGCGCTGCCTGGCTCGCCTGGGGAACCTTTACCTGGGCGCCGATCCAGGGTATGGTAGCGGCGCTTATCGTCGTCGCCACAGGACTGCCTGTCTACTATTATTGGGAAAGAAAGTACGGTTCAAAGGCTGGCAAGGAAAATATAGTTGCCTAA
- a CDS encoding sugar phosphate isomerase/epimerase family protein, whose product MKLAGMNITFRHYPFKEFLECMTNLDIRHLELWAGEPHFYVYRNLPGHLRSMKRELKSRNMELVCFTPEQCVYPYNIAASDSDWRRSSVEYFKDNLYAALELDCNMMLITSGIGDHSVSTGESWKYAADSIHQLAKIAEKEGMNLVLEPLTRFETNLVMDVEGVKRMLEDIRSSSLTGMIDTVAMQLAGETLEDYFSTLRDVKHFHLIDGDGLSDAHLALDDGVLDWRGYMESLRCSGYKGACTLEIMGSDFYKNPKEIISESVKKLREMELFHSKTGGTHNE is encoded by the coding sequence ATGAAGCTTGCCGGGATGAATATTACATTCAGGCATTATCCGTTTAAAGAGTTTTTAGAGTGCATGACAAATCTTGATATCCGGCATCTTGAGTTATGGGCTGGAGAGCCGCATTTCTATGTATACAGAAATCTGCCTGGCCATTTAAGAAGCATGAAGCGGGAGCTGAAATCGAGAAATATGGAGCTGGTTTGTTTTACGCCTGAGCAGTGTGTCTACCCGTATAATATTGCAGCGTCCGATTCTGACTGGAGAAGAAGCAGTGTGGAGTACTTTAAGGATAATTTATATGCTGCACTGGAGCTGGACTGCAATATGATGCTGATTACTTCAGGCATTGGAGATCATTCTGTGAGCACGGGAGAATCGTGGAAATATGCCGCTGATTCGATTCATCAGCTAGCAAAGATAGCGGAAAAGGAAGGGATGAATCTGGTCTTGGAACCGTTAACAAGGTTTGAGACCAATCTTGTAATGGATGTTGAGGGAGTTAAGAGGATGCTTGAGGATATCCGATCATCTTCTCTGACGGGAATGATCGATACCGTAGCGATGCAGCTCGCGGGGGAAACGCTTGAAGATTATTTTTCCACTCTGCGGGATGTTAAGCATTTTCATTTGATTGATGGGGATGGTTTGTCAGATGCCCATCTGGCCTTGGATGATGGAGTGCTTGATTGGCGGGGCTATATGGAGTCTCTAAGATGCAGCGGGTACAAGGGTGCATGCACCCTGGAGATTATGGGATCTGATTTTTATAAGAATCCAAAGGAAATAATTTCAGAGTCTGTGAAAAAATTAAGAGAGATGGAACTATTCCATTCTAAAACTGGGGGAACTCATAATGAGTAA